A region from the Rufibacter sp. DG15C genome encodes:
- a CDS encoding YaiO family outer membrane beta-barrel protein, which produces MLRQLLRQSPNYQDAQILLGRIHAWNGHYDSARLVLTPLTSPESFHLEATSALTDVELWDHHPEKALQLTDFGLARDPKNQDLLYRRAKALQMLSRQPEADATLQNLLTLNPGHEQGLALAEIFKEESAKNSVYALYELDAFSKALDSWHTLSLAYTRRLKQGNLIGRAYVANRFEKTGTLVEADFYPKLNDNYYLYLNAGGSTASFFPKFRSGISLFRNMGHGFELEAGLRYLRYAENTVIYTASVSKYWGKFWFSFRPYFSPGQEEIAQSYFLTLRYYYGATDEFLGLTLGSGFSPDDRNKDLSLLPSATLQSSKIRLDVQKKIAPLLLLTGRLGLDYQEYSPSAYRNNYTVGLGLDRRF; this is translated from the coding sequence GTGCTCCGTCAGCTTTTGCGGCAATCCCCAAACTACCAAGACGCCCAGATTCTGCTTGGCAGAATCCATGCCTGGAACGGCCACTATGATTCGGCGAGGCTGGTGTTGACGCCCTTAACTTCCCCAGAATCATTTCACCTTGAGGCTACATCGGCGCTCACCGATGTGGAACTTTGGGACCACCACCCCGAGAAAGCCTTACAGCTCACAGACTTTGGATTGGCAAGAGACCCTAAAAACCAGGACCTGCTGTACAGACGCGCGAAAGCTTTGCAAATGTTGTCGCGCCAACCTGAGGCCGACGCTACGCTCCAAAATCTTTTAACCTTAAATCCTGGGCATGAGCAAGGCTTGGCTTTGGCTGAAATATTCAAAGAGGAATCAGCTAAAAACAGTGTGTATGCCTTGTATGAACTGGATGCGTTTAGCAAGGCCTTGGACAGCTGGCATACGCTTTCTTTGGCCTACACCAGACGCTTAAAACAAGGCAATTTGATTGGCCGCGCGTATGTAGCCAACCGTTTTGAGAAGACCGGAACCTTGGTGGAGGCTGATTTCTACCCTAAGCTGAATGACAATTATTACCTGTACTTGAACGCAGGAGGCTCCACCGCCAGTTTCTTCCCCAAATTCAGATCAGGGATATCTCTGTTCAGGAACATGGGCCACGGGTTTGAGTTGGAGGCCGGGCTGCGGTATTTGCGCTACGCAGAAAACACGGTTATATATACCGCTTCTGTGAGCAAATACTGGGGCAAGTTCTGGTTTTCGTTTAGGCCGTATTTTTCGCCTGGCCAAGAAGAGATTGCCCAATCCTACTTCCTGACTTTGCGCTATTACTATGGGGCCACAGATGAGTTTTTGGGCTTGACGCTGGGTTCTGGGTTTTCGCCGGATGACAGGAACAAGGACCTCTCGTTGCTTCCTTCAGCTACTTTGCAGTCAAGCAAAATACGTCTGGACGTTCAAAAGAAGATTGCGCCGCTGCTTTTACTTACCGGTCGGTTGGGCTTAGATTACCAAGAGTATTCACCTAGCGCCTACCGGAACAACTACACCGTGGGCCTAGGACTGGACCGCCGTTTTTGA